From the genome of Fusobacterium varium, one region includes:
- the bchI_1 gene encoding Magnesium-chelatase 38 kDa subunit codes for MYVDEINLLGDSIVSSILEVASREINYVERDGVSFSHECKFLLIGTMNPEEGDLRPQLLDKFGLYVNAAGTEDILERVKVIKKRLEYENNPIKFCEKYKEEEEILKEKVEHAKERIEKIKVSDQIMNIAVKIVEEANTVGNRAEIILVETAKSLAALDGRSYLNIDDLKEAAVFVLPHRTNQKHESTSQSKGNELEDKNQETEEEKIIQKITLPKKKKFQRNQIKKILITEMILKILKNQIEMRKKQK; via the coding sequence TTGTATGTAGATGAAATAAATTTATTGGGAGATAGTATTGTAAGCAGTATATTGGAAGTAGCTTCTAGAGAAATAAATTATGTGGAGAGAGATGGTGTGAGTTTTTCACATGAATGTAAATTTTTATTAATAGGAACAATGAATCCAGAAGAGGGAGATTTACGACCTCAATTATTAGATAAGTTTGGTCTTTATGTAAATGCTGCTGGAACAGAAGATATTTTAGAAAGGGTAAAAGTAATTAAGAAAAGACTTGAGTATGAAAATAATCCAATAAAATTCTGTGAAAAGTATAAAGAAGAGGAAGAAATTTTAAAAGAAAAAGTAGAGCATGCTAAAGAAAGAATAGAAAAGATAAAAGTTAGTGACCAAATAATGAATATAGCTGTAAAGATTGTAGAGGAAGCTAATACAGTTGGAAATAGAGCTGAAATAATTCTTGTGGAAACAGCTAAATCTTTAGCAGCCTTAGATGGAAGAAGTTATTTGAATATAGATGATTTAAAAGAAGCTGCTGTATTTGTACTTCCTCACAGAACAAATCAAAAGCATGAAAGTACATCTCAAAGTAAAGGAAATGAACTTGAAGATAAAAATCAAGAAACTGAGGAAGAAAAAATAATTCAGAAGATAACATTACCCAAGAAAAAGAAGTTCCAGAGGAACCAAATAAAGAAAATTTTGATAACGGAAATGATTCTGAAAATATTGAAGAATCAGATAGAGATGAGAAAAAAACAAAAATAA
- the bchI_2 gene encoding Magnesium-chelatase 38 kDa subunit yields the protein MIFPFVAVEGQEKIKKALLLNIVNKRIGGVLINGEKGTAKSTLVRGLGELFSEIKVINLPLNITEDNLVGSIDIEKTMKSGKKVFQEGLLKNVIIIFCM from the coding sequence ATGATATTTCCTTTTGTAGCAGTGGAAGGACAGGAAAAGATAAAGAAGGCTCTTCTTTTAAATATAGTAAATAAGAGAATTGGTGGTGTGTTAATAAATGGAGAGAAAGGAACAGCAAAATCTACATTAGTTAGAGGATTAGGAGAACTATTTTCTGAAATAAAAGTAATAAATCTTCCTTTGAATATAACAGAAGATAATCTAGTAGGAAGTATAGATATAGAAAAGACTATGAAGTCTGGGAAAAAAGTATTTCAAGAAGGGCTTTTAAAAAATGTCATAATAATATTTTGTATGTAG
- the bchI_3 gene encoding Magnesium-chelatase 38 kDa subunit, with translation MYEIAAKISIALNVDGHRADISVIKTAITIAAYEGRENVSKEDMLRAAVLALPHRMRKTPFEDGVLEESKLEKLIESL, from the coding sequence ATGTACGAAATAGCAGCTAAAATATCAATAGCATTGAATGTTGATGGTCATAGAGCTGATATAAGTGTTATAAAAACAGCAATAACAATAGCTGCTTATGAGGGAAGAGAGAATGTATCAAAAGAAGATATGTTAAGAGCAGCAGTATTAGCATTACCTCACAGAATGAGAAAAACTCCTTTTGAAGATGGAGTATTGGAAGAAAGTAAACTTGAGAAGCTTATAGAAAGCTTGTAA
- the bchI_4 gene encoding Magnesium-chelatase 38 kDa subunit has protein sequence MSNRNFLYPFTGIVGQEKMKEALVLNIINSSLGGVLIRGEKGTAKSTLVRGLASLLAERYENHCEFHCDPEKPDEFCDECLKKYKAGKEIEIIQGKMKVINLPISATEDRVVGTLDIEHAIKNGEKKFEKGILAQSNRNILYVDEINLLDDHIVDVLLDSAAMGVNSIEREGISFSHPAKFVLVGTMNPEEGDLRPQLLDRFGLVVDVAGEKETSRRVEVVKRRLEFEAEPEKFIKKYDKDEKELKERIEKSKKILKMLNVVMKCTK, from the coding sequence ATGAGTAATAGAAATTTTCTTTATCCTTTTACAGGGATAGTAGGACAAGAAAAAATGAAAGAAGCATTGGTATTAAATATAATAAATTCATCTTTAGGAGGGGTACTTATAAGAGGGGAAAAAGGAACAGCAAAATCAACATTAGTTAGAGGACTTGCCAGTTTACTAGCAGAAAGATATGAAAATCATTGTGAATTTCATTGTGATCCTGAAAAACCTGATGAGTTTTGTGATGAGTGCCTAAAAAAATATAAAGCAGGAAAAGAGATTGAAATAATTCAAGGGAAAATGAAAGTAATAAACCTTCCAATAAGTGCTACAGAGGATAGAGTAGTAGGGACATTGGATATTGAACATGCAATAAAAAATGGAGAAAAGAAATTTGAGAAAGGGATACTTGCTCAAAGTAACAGAAATATACTTTATGTAGATGAAATAAATCTTCTAGATGATCATATAGTAGATGTTCTTTTGGATTCAGCAGCTATGGGAGTGAACAGTATTGAAAGAGAGGGGATATCATTTAGTCACCCAGCTAAGTTTGTATTGGTAGGAACAATGAATCCAGAAGAGGGAGATTTAAGACCTCAATTACTAGATAGATTTGGTTTAGTAGTAGATGTAGCAGGAGAAAAAGAAACAAGCAGGAGAGTAGAGGTAGTAAAGAGAAGACTTGAATTTGAAGCAGAACCTGAAAAATTTATAAAAAAATATGATAAAGATGAAAAAGAATTAAAAGAAAGAATAGAAAAAAGCAAAAAAATATTAAAAATGTTAAATGTAGTGATGAAATGTACGAAATAG
- the ydeM gene encoding Anaerobic sulfatase-maturating enzyme homolog YdeM, producing MKNKKNIRYLVLWLADNCNLKCKYCYAQPVFTHELMSLETAKKAINLCKDKDFTLILAGGEPLLNFKVIEKLYQYLKENGYKCKIGLQSNGTLITDEIAEKLAAMEINIGISFDGTMAVNEELRGGTKKVLEGINLLREHKKNININCVLSNRNIDKLEKLVEMAYYLGNVRGIGLDLLRIAGNCSNNSDIFPPRDEEIYINLKKSYEKIKILAKLTGKKIGIREIEEIKLRECTICNNDNYCYSSLGQAMVVTPNGDTYPCSSLVGNMEYYMGNIDGEINMKQLSSGKYERCGMCEYKQVCKGCCPSRMLYNKKYEVEDKDCILRKAVFKLLEEERNINE from the coding sequence ATGAAGAATAAAAAAAATATTAGATATCTTGTATTATGGTTAGCTGATAATTGCAATTTAAAGTGTAAATATTGTTATGCACAACCTGTATTTACTCATGAATTGATGTCTTTAGAAACTGCTAAAAAAGCAATAAATCTTTGTAAAGATAAGGATTTTACTTTAATATTAGCAGGAGGAGAGCCTTTATTAAATTTCAAAGTAATAGAAAAACTTTATCAATATTTAAAAGAAAATGGATATAAATGTAAAATAGGACTTCAAAGTAATGGAACATTGATAACAGATGAAATAGCTGAAAAATTAGCAGCAATGGAAATAAATATAGGAATTAGTTTTGATGGGACTATGGCCGTTAATGAAGAGTTAAGAGGAGGAACAAAAAAAGTTCTTGAAGGAATAAATCTTCTTAGAGAGCATAAAAAAAATATAAATATAAATTGTGTATTAAGCAATAGAAATATTGATAAACTTGAAAAATTAGTAGAGATGGCATATTATTTAGGAAATGTAAGAGGGATAGGGCTCGATCTTTTACGAATAGCAGGAAATTGTAGTAATAATAGTGATATATTTCCACCAAGAGATGAAGAAATTTATATTAATTTAAAAAAATCATATGAAAAGATTAAGATTCTTGCAAAACTTACAGGGAAAAAAATAGGGATAAGAGAAATAGAAGAGATAAAATTAAGAGAATGTACAATATGCAATAATGATAATTACTGTTATTCATCATTAGGGCAGGCTATGGTAGTAACTCCTAATGGTGATACTTATCCATGCAGTTCTCTTGTGGGAAATATGGAATATTATATGGGAAATATAGATGGAGAAATCAATATGAAACAATTGTCTTCAGGAAAATATGAGAGATGTGGTATGTGTGAATATAAGCAAGTGTGTAAAGGATGCTGTCCTTCAAGAATGCTTTATAATAAAAAATATGAAGTTGAAGATAAGGATTGTATTTTACGAAAAGCAGTATTTAAATTATTAGAGGAAGAGAGGAACATAAATGAGTAA
- the cobN_1 gene encoding Aerobic cobaltochelatase subunit CobN gives MPPRNDMIGCAFGLDTPNSVYNMVETFSEMGVKTEYKFKDGNEIIQNIIKGVSNDQQWLTSEKVLERSIDTIDKKKYLKWFEKLDKKVQNKMEEQWGEGPGEFMVYEDVLPIPGILNGNIFIGLQPARGMICRAEEIYHNTDFMIPHQYYSFYKWIKEEFKADVIYHVGTHGTLEWLPGKEIGLSNSCCPDFNIDDIPHLYDYSVNVTGEGLQAKRRSYAALISYMIPALTLAGEYEDIEEMDELIKQYYQAENAKDPKLESIKEDILERVFKYNYNLDMNLKKEKILEDYKSFINKFHSYIEELKSSTIKDGLHILGEPASGDRCATLIQSLMRIDNCGMLAADKYVGKALGYEIEQLKNEPYILCENGKSNLMVLDDIRNITLAIIKETLEDKKPELKEEYLGYKIKNKKYILSLQKNILEIVLPKIMETVREKESTIKGAEGKFILPGQSGCPTRGNINILPTGTNFYAIDPNKIPSRASWKVGKQLGDKLIERYIQDEGKIPQNIAMLIYGGETMKTNGDDIAEALYLMGVRPIWLNNGDRVIGLEVIPYEELKRPRIDVTLRITGLFRDTFPILIRLLEEAVNLVSQLDESDDINYIRKNMNEEIVQLLEEGYKLSEAEHMSKMRVFGCPPGTYGAGVGVLINSKEWETREDLGKAYINWSSYAYGSSYHGTKVENIFTERMKKSEITVKNESSIEIDMLESDDYYTYHGGLVAAVKYARGKDPQSYSADASDPESTKIRNLKEETAKIMRSRILNPKWFEGLKRHGYKGAQEVSFMVDIFFGWDATSEIAEDWMYDKITEKYIENEENREWIKENNPHAVMNIAEKLLEASQRNMWNASSEKLESLRKIYLSIEGDIEAYEE, from the coding sequence ATGCCTCCAAGAAATGATATGATTGGTTGTGCTTTTGGATTGGATACTCCTAATTCTGTATATAATATGGTGGAAACTTTTAGTGAAATGGGAGTTAAAACTGAATATAAATTTAAAGATGGAAATGAAATAATTCAAAATATTATAAAGGGAGTATCAAATGATCAGCAATGGCTTACTTCAGAAAAAGTATTGGAAAGAAGTATAGATACAATAGATAAGAAAAAATATCTGAAATGGTTTGAAAAGCTGGATAAAAAAGTACAAAATAAAATGGAAGAACAATGGGGAGAAGGACCAGGAGAGTTTATGGTATATGAAGATGTTCTTCCAATACCTGGAATACTTAATGGAAATATTTTTATAGGGTTGCAGCCTGCAAGAGGAATGATATGTAGAGCTGAAGAGATATATCATAATACAGACTTTATGATACCACATCAATATTATTCATTTTACAAATGGATAAAAGAAGAATTTAAAGCTGATGTTATATATCATGTAGGAACACATGGAACACTAGAATGGCTGCCAGGGAAAGAAATAGGTTTAAGCAATAGTTGCTGTCCTGATTTTAATATAGATGATATTCCTCACTTGTATGATTATTCTGTCAATGTTACAGGAGAAGGATTGCAAGCTAAAAGACGGAGTTATGCAGCTCTTATATCATATATGATTCCTGCTCTTACCTTAGCAGGTGAGTATGAGGATATAGAAGAGATGGACGAATTGATAAAACAGTATTATCAAGCTGAAAATGCAAAAGACCCAAAGCTTGAAAGTATAAAAGAAGATATTTTAGAGAGAGTCTTTAAATATAACTATAATTTAGATATGAATTTGAAAAAAGAAAAAATTTTAGAAGATTATAAAAGTTTTATAAATAAGTTTCATTCATATATAGAGGAATTAAAAAGTTCAACAATTAAAGATGGGCTGCATATACTTGGAGAACCAGCTTCAGGAGATAGATGTGCTACATTGATTCAATCTCTTATGAGGATAGATAATTGTGGAATGCTGGCAGCTGATAAATATGTAGGAAAGGCTTTAGGATATGAAATAGAGCAATTAAAAAATGAACCATATATTCTTTGTGAAAATGGGAAAAGTAATCTTATGGTTTTAGATGATATAAGAAACATAACTCTAGCAATTATAAAAGAAACACTAGAGGATAAAAAGCCAGAATTGAAAGAGGAATATTTAGGATATAAGATAAAAAATAAAAAGTATATTTTAAGTCTTCAGAAAAATATATTAGAAATAGTTCTACCTAAGATAATGGAAACAGTAAGAGAAAAAGAAAGTACTATAAAAGGAGCAGAAGGGAAATTTATTCTTCCAGGTCAGTCTGGATGTCCAACAAGAGGAAATATAAATATCCTTCCTACAGGAACTAACTTCTATGCAATAGATCCAAATAAAATACCATCAAGAGCTTCATGGAAAGTTGGAAAACAGTTGGGAGATAAGCTCATTGAGAGGTATATTCAAGATGAAGGAAAAATACCTCAAAATATAGCCATGCTGATATATGGTGGAGAAACTATGAAAACTAATGGAGATGATATAGCTGAAGCATTATATCTCATGGGGGTAAGACCAATATGGCTGAATAATGGAGATAGAGTAATAGGATTGGAAGTTATTCCATATGAAGAATTAAAAAGACCTAGGATAGATGTAACACTGAGAATAACAGGATTGTTCAGAGATACTTTTCCAATCCTTATAAGGCTGTTAGAGGAAGCAGTGAATCTGGTATCACAATTAGATGAAAGTGATGATATAAACTATATTAGAAAAAATATGAATGAAGAAATAGTACAGCTTTTAGAAGAGGGATATAAATTAAGTGAAGCTGAACATATGTCTAAAATGAGAGTATTTGGATGTCCACCTGGTACATATGGAGCAGGGGTAGGAGTACTTATTAATTCTAAAGAGTGGGAAACAAGAGAAGATTTAGGAAAAGCATATATTAATTGGAGTAGTTATGCTTATGGAAGCAGTTATCATGGAACGAAAGTAGAAAATATATTTACAGAGAGAATGAAAAAATCAGAAATAACAGTAAAAAACGAAAGTTCAATAGAAATAGATATGTTGGAAAGTGATGATTACTATACATATCATGGTGGATTAGTGGCAGCAGTAAAATATGCTAGAGGAAAAGATCCACAATCATATAGCGCAGATGCCAGTGATCCCGAATCAACAAAAATAAGAAATTTAAAAGAAGAAACTGCCAAAATAATGAGATCAAGAATATTAAATCCAAAATGGTTTGAAGGATTGAAGAGGCATGGATATAAGGGAGCTCAGGAAGTAAGTTTTATGGTGGATATATTCTTTGGATGGGATGCAACATCTGAAATAGCTGAAGATTGGATGTATGATAAGATAACTGAAAAGTATATTGAAAATGAAGAAAATAGAGAATGGATAAAAGAAAATAATCCTCATGCTGTAATGAACATAGCTGAAAAGCTTTTAGAAGCAAGTCAGAGAAATATGTGGAATGCTTCTTCAGAAAAATTGGAAAGTTTAAGAAAAATATATTTGAGTATTGAAGGTGATATAGAGGCATATGAAGAATAA
- the cobN_2 gene encoding Aerobic cobaltochelatase subunit CobN, with translation MFRIVFITSMFDNIHTLNKVCSLIIKEYPEKFEFKFFTAFEIDSCDEIYNQLENFTEKSDLICMMIHGGISTFKKFLRFRKNFQGKKSFFIHSTIEDETREFTSNSGLSPLIQEKLTKYYILSGEKNYKNMILYAANAIGKNKYEIEECQYPQWEGIYNDGKVVENTEKFLENIAKEKNVIGLLFHGREWQSKKMEVIDKFIEEIKKEGGLPLAVFTNSVPDLSIKSKGTKWVIENYFKKNGKIIPNVIINLIGYSQSIFNEPGDGTSMVEKSIFEELEIPVIQAMTTYQSREIWEEDVRGLDTMSLTTGVYYPEFDGQIISVTCCTHEIIKDEFGEKSIFLPIDERVNKVARMAMGWSRLFQKKMKIKK, from the coding sequence ATGTTTAGAATTGTATTTATAACTTCAATGTTTGATAATATACATACTTTAAATAAAGTATGCAGCTTAATAATTAAAGAATATCCAGAAAAATTTGAATTTAAATTTTTTACAGCTTTTGAAATAGATTCTTGTGATGAGATATATAATCAACTGGAAAATTTTACTGAAAAAAGTGATTTAATATGTATGATGATACATGGGGGGATATCGACATTTAAAAAATTTTTAAGGTTTAGAAAGAATTTTCAAGGGAAAAAATCATTTTTTATTCATTCTACTATAGAAGATGAAACAAGAGAATTTACTTCTAATTCAGGACTTTCACCTTTGATTCAAGAAAAATTGACTAAATATTATATCCTAAGTGGAGAAAAAAATTATAAAAATATGATATTGTATGCAGCAAATGCTATAGGAAAAAATAAATATGAGATAGAGGAATGTCAATATCCACAGTGGGAAGGGATATATAATGATGGAAAAGTAGTTGAAAATACAGAAAAGTTTTTAGAAAATATAGCTAAAGAGAAAAATGTGATAGGATTACTTTTTCATGGACGAGAGTGGCAAAGCAAAAAAATGGAAGTTATAGATAAGTTTATAGAGGAGATAAAAAAAGAAGGGGGACTACCTTTGGCTGTTTTTACCAACTCAGTACCTGATTTATCTATAAAATCAAAGGGAACAAAATGGGTAATAGAAAACTATTTTAAAAAGAATGGAAAAATTATTCCAAATGTCATAATAAACTTGATTGGATATTCTCAAAGTATATTTAATGAACCAGGAGATGGAACATCTATGGTCGAAAAAAGTATATTTGAAGAATTGGAAATACCTGTGATACAAGCTATGACTACATATCAAAGCAGAGAAATATGGGAAGAAGATGTTCGCGGATTAGATACTATGTCTCTTACAACAGGAGTTTACTATCCCGAATTTGATGGACAGATTATATCAGTTACTTGCTGTACTCATGAAATAATTAAAGATGAATTTGGAGAAAAATCTATTTTTCTGCCAATTGATGAAAGAGTAAATAAAGTAGCAAGAATGGCTATGGGTTGGTCAAGATTATTTCAGAAAAAAATGAAGATAAAAAAATAG
- a CDS encoding Adenosylcobinamide amidohydrolase, whose translation MLKILETGDKVYRYNKSVIVKFAGKRSVLSTGVINGGYSEHLTSVFNNDAKTAPGMGCQLKAPTYKEHMEIIAEELGLNPQYTTGMGTAADMKNMSVTIEKYGDLSVTALITGGIETNGGRVGDPASYIENNGKTEKIKHGTINIIVAINGNLPPRTLTRAMITITEAKTAAIQELLEGSKYSSGIATGSGTDGVIVYSNLESEAVYNDAGKHSKLGELIGNAVKRGVKEALAKQSDLTPEKQKSIFRRGRRYGITAEAVWNEYIKIHSEKADEKLEYIEFIERIEKDEEIVALTSLYIHLMDQLDWKLLSEKIVIEQCEQMRKLICEKLQIDCSLEDEDSLVRRYIMTFAKYVAEKWRNNV comes from the coding sequence ATGTTAAAAATATTAGAAACAGGAGATAAAGTATATAGATATAATAAAAGTGTGATAGTTAAATTTGCTGGAAAAAGATCTGTACTAAGCACAGGAGTTATAAATGGGGGATATAGCGAACACCTGACTTCTGTTTTTAATAATGATGCAAAAACTGCACCAGGAATGGGATGCCAATTAAAAGCTCCAACATATAAAGAACATATGGAAATTATAGCAGAAGAATTAGGTCTTAATCCTCAATATACAACTGGAATGGGAACAGCAGCAGATATGAAAAATATGAGTGTAACCATAGAGAAATATGGGGATTTAAGCGTTACTGCCCTTATAACAGGAGGGATAGAAACAAATGGTGGACGTGTTGGAGATCCAGCTTCTTACATTGAAAATAATGGGAAAACAGAAAAAATAAAACATGGAACTATAAATATAATTGTAGCCATTAATGGAAATCTGCCCCCAAGAACTTTGACAAGAGCGATGATTACTATAACAGAAGCTAAGACAGCTGCGATACAGGAGTTATTAGAAGGAAGTAAATATTCCAGTGGGATAGCAACTGGTTCTGGAACAGATGGAGTAATAGTTTACAGCAATCTTGAAAGTGAAGCAGTATACAATGATGCTGGGAAACATTCAAAGTTAGGAGAATTGATAGGAAATGCTGTAAAAAGAGGAGTAAAGGAAGCCTTAGCAAAACAATCTGATTTAACACCTGAAAAACAGAAATCTATATTCAGAAGAGGAAGAAGATATGGAATAACAGCTGAAGCAGTATGGAATGAATATATTAAGATTCATTCTGAAAAAGCTGATGAAAAACTTGAATATATAGAATTTATTGAAAGAATAGAAAAAGATGAAGAGATAGTTGCACTTACTTCCTTATATATTCATCTGATGGATCAATTAGATTGGAAGCTTCTTTCGGAAAAAATAGTAATAGAACAGTGTGAGCAAATGAGAAAGCTTATTTGTGAGAAACTTCAGATAGACTGTAGCTTAGAAGATGAAGATTCTTTAGTCAGAAGATATATTATGACTTTTGCAAAGTATGTTGCAGAAAAATGGAGGAATAATGTTTAG
- the hmuV_2 gene encoding Hemin import ATP-binding protein HmuV, with product MKNFTLKLKNVYYKIGEREILKNICFECKEGEIIGIIGPNGSGKTTLLKTINGINKIDKGTILLNERNITEYKEKELAKKISFMNQNTNLGFDFPCLDIVVLGRYPYLERFQEYGKKDIEIAEKYMKMTNTLKFKDKSILELSGGERQRVLFAKVLTQESDIMLLDEPSASLDMMYEDELFKHLESMKSEHKTVISVIHNLRIAVKYCTRLILMSNGEIVEDGEPEKVITEENLNKVYGINARVYHNSISGLLDFCIL from the coding sequence ATGAAAAATTTTACTTTAAAGCTTAAAAATGTATATTACAAAATAGGAGAAAGGGAAATATTAAAAAATATATGTTTTGAATGCAAAGAGGGAGAGATAATAGGCATTATAGGTCCTAATGGTTCTGGAAAAACAACTCTTTTAAAAACAATAAATGGAATAAATAAAATAGATAAGGGAACTATATTACTCAATGAAAGGAACATAACAGAATACAAAGAAAAAGAATTAGCTAAAAAAATTTCTTTTATGAACCAAAATACAAATCTTGGTTTTGATTTTCCCTGTTTAGATATAGTTGTTTTAGGAAGATACCCATATTTAGAAAGATTTCAGGAATATGGAAAGAAAGACATAGAAATAGCTGAAAAATATATGAAAATGACAAATACTTTAAAATTTAAAGATAAATCTATATTAGAACTTTCTGGTGGAGAAAGGCAGAGAGTACTTTTTGCTAAAGTACTTACACAGGAAAGTGACATAATGCTTTTGGACGAACCATCAGCTAGTTTGGATATGATGTATGAAGATGAACTTTTCAAACATTTGGAGAGTATGAAAAGTGAGCATAAAACAGTTATATCAGTAATTCACAATTTAAGAATAGCTGTAAAATATTGTACAAGGCTTATATTGATGTCTAATGGTGAGATAGTAGAAGATGGAGAACCAGAAAAAGTTATAACAGAAGAAAATCTAAATAAGGTATATGGAATAAATGCAAGAGTTTATCATAATTCAATATCGGGATTATTAGATTTTTGTATATTATAG
- a CDS encoding Probable ABC transporter permease protein HI_1471, with amino-acid sequence MIRRKLNFNILIIFLLVIVIIFSLFYGAVRVPILEVIKILLNKIGITNYEITRKSFISIVYYVRFPRIMTAVIVGGALAVCGCTMQSLLKNPIADSGIIGISSGASLGAVISIALGLSSKYIFAMPLFSIFFSLLISAIVYRLSTLRGKSDNLLLILSGIAISSFVGAISSIILTNLMESQIKEYIFWSIGSLSGRRWEHFLFGIGPIIFLSFILFYHGKELNILLLGDEEAKSLGINIRKMRKKILVIVAVLTAVSVCISGNIGFVGLVVPHILRKIIGADNRKLLKGSFLAGAFFLTLSDLISRVILAPSEISVGIITSLIGAPYFIYLIIKIRKEGKGL; translated from the coding sequence ATGATAAGAAGAAAATTAAATTTTAATATTCTTATAATTTTTCTTTTGGTTATAGTGATTATTTTTTCTCTTTTTTATGGAGCAGTAAGAGTGCCAATATTGGAAGTCATAAAAATACTGTTGAATAAAATAGGAATTACAAACTATGAAATAACAAGGAAAAGTTTTATTTCAATAGTTTATTATGTAAGATTTCCTAGAATAATGACAGCAGTCATTGTAGGAGGAGCTTTAGCTGTATGTGGCTGTACAATGCAGAGCCTTTTAAAAAATCCCATAGCTGATTCAGGAATAATTGGAATTTCTAGTGGTGCAAGTCTTGGAGCAGTAATTTCTATAGCATTAGGATTGAGTTCAAAATATATTTTTGCAATGCCATTATTTTCTATATTTTTTTCTTTGTTAATATCAGCCATTGTATATAGACTTTCAACTTTAAGAGGAAAAAGTGACAATTTATTATTAATTCTTTCTGGAATTGCTATCAGCAGTTTTGTAGGGGCTATATCTTCTATAATACTTACAAATCTTATGGAATCACAGATAAAGGAGTATATCTTTTGGTCTATTGGAAGCCTTAGTGGAAGAAGATGGGAACATTTTCTATTTGGAATAGGACCTATTATATTTTTATCCTTTATTTTATTTTATCATGGAAAAGAATTGAATATACTTTTGCTGGGAGATGAAGAAGCTAAGTCTTTAGGAATAAATATAAGAAAAATGAGAAAAAAAATACTTGTTATAGTAGCAGTACTTACAGCAGTATCTGTATGTATAAGTGGAAATATTGGATTTGTAGGACTAGTTGTTCCTCACATATTAAGAAAAATAATTGGGGCAGATAATAGAAAACTATTAAAAGGTTCATTTTTAGCAGGAGCATTTTTTCTTACATTGAGCGATTTAATATCAAGAGTAATTTTAGCACCAAGTGAGATAAGTGTAGGAATAATTACATCATTGATAGGTGCACCATATTTTATTTATCTAATAATTAAAATTAGAAAAGAGGGAAAAGGACTATGA
- the hmuT_1 gene encoding Hemin-binding periplasmic protein hmuT precursor gives MKKIISLIYIILTFVISVYALGADGKKFNRIASLTLSGDEMILSLVNHKRIVGLCGKINEEPDMSHVWEIAKGFPKIESNIETMIDLEPDLVITADWMKKDVLLQIEETGVNIYTYKTPKNFEEQKKLIRELAELVGEKERGEALVKNMEDRLSALQKQITDNYKGKKPKVLMYTSYEYTSGKDTTFDDMVRLIGGINTAGEAGINGSQKISKEKVIELNPDVIIIPIWKGHINSEEFSAFVMNDPSFENLKAVKNKKIYLVKHKTLSPTSQYMIDGIEKLGKTIYNLREE, from the coding sequence TTGAAAAAAATAATCTCTCTAATTTATATAATTCTTACCTTTGTTATTTCTGTATATGCTTTAGGAGCAGATGGGAAAAAATTTAATCGCATAGCTTCTCTCACATTGAGTGGAGATGAGATGATATTGAGTCTTGTGAATCATAAAAGAATAGTTGGGCTGTGTGGGAAAATTAATGAAGAACCAGATATGTCACATGTTTGGGAAATCGCAAAAGGATTTCCTAAAATAGAAAGCAACATAGAAACAATGATAGATTTAGAACCAGATTTGGTAATAACTGCTGACTGGATGAAAAAAGATGTGCTTTTACAAATAGAAGAAACAGGAGTAAATATATATACCTATAAAACACCAAAGAATTTTGAGGAACAAAAAAAACTTATAAGAGAATTAGCAGAATTAGTAGGAGAAAAAGAAAGAGGAGAAGCATTGGTTAAAAATATGGAAGACAGACTTTCTGCTCTTCAAAAACAGATAACTGATAATTATAAAGGAAAGAAACCAAAAGTATTAATGTATACTTCGTATGAATATACAAGTGGAAAAGACACTACTTTTGATGATATGGTTAGACTTATTGGAGGAATAAATACAGCTGGGGAAGCAGGAATCAATGGTTCACAGAAAATATCAAAGGAAAAAGTAATAGAGTTAAATCCAGATGTAATAATAATACCAATATGGAAGGGGCATATAAATTCAGAAGAATTTTCAGCATTTGTTATGAATGATCCAAGTTTTGAAAATCTGAAAGCAGTAAAGAATAAAAAAATATATTTAGTAAAGCATAAAACTCTTTCTCCAACTTCTCAATATATGATTGATGGAATAGAAAAGTTAGGAAAGACTATATATAATTTGAGGGAGGAATAA